The proteins below are encoded in one region of Ostrea edulis chromosome 3, xbOstEdul1.1, whole genome shotgun sequence:
- the LOC130053587 gene encoding uncharacterized protein LOC130053587, with protein sequence MPMVQSCLLKTTLCDTVSPPYKTTLCDTVPPPYKTTLCDTVPPPYKTTLCDTVPPPYKTTLCDTVPPPYKTTLCDTVPPPYKTTLCDTVPPPYKTTLCDTVPPPYKTTLCDTVPPPYKTTLCDTVPPPYKTTLCDTVPPPYKTTLCDTVPPPYKTTLCDTVPPPYKTTLCDTVPPPYKTTLCDTVPPPLQNHAV encoded by the exons ATGCCTATGGTCCAG TCGTGTTTGCTTAAAACCACGCTGTGTGACACCGTGTCCCCTCCCTACAAAACCACGCTGTGTGACACCGTGCCCCCTCCCTACAAAACCACGCTGTGTGACACCGTGCCCCCTCCCTACAAAACCACGCTGTGTGACACCGTGCCCCCTCCCTACAAAACCACGCTGTGTGACACCGTGCCCCCTCCCTACAAAACCACGCTGTGTGACACCGTGCCCCCTCCCTACAAAACCACGCTGTGTGACACCGTGCCCCCTCCCTACAAAACCACGCTGTGTGACACCGTGCCCCCTCCCTACAAAACCACGCTGTGTGACACCGTGCCCCCTCCCTACAAAACCACGCTGTGTGACACCGTGCCTCCTCCCTACAAAACCACGCTGTGTGACACCGTGCCCCCTCCCTACAAAACCACGCTGTGTGACACCGTGCCCCCTCCCTACAAAACCACGCTGTGTGACACCGTGCCTCCTCCCTACAAAACCACGCTGTGTGACACCGTGCCCCCTCCCTACAAAACCACGCTGTGTGACACCGTGCCCCCCCCCCTACAAAACCACGCTGTGTGA